GTTGATGCAGTTGTGGTAAAAGTAGTTGATATTGTGGTGGTAGAAGAAATTGATGGTGTGGTGAGAGACGTAGTTGatagtgtggtggttgatgagATAGTGGCACTAGATGTGCTGATAGGAGGGGAAGTTGATGTAGTGGTGGGTGACATGGTTGAAATTAGTGTTGATGTCGTCGACATAGTTGATGTTCTGGTGGTAGACATAGTCGATTTTATAGTTGAAGGGATAGTTGATTTTGTGGTTGTCGAGGTAGTTGATTTGGGGCGAGATGTAGTTGATACGAAGGAAGAGGTAGTTGATGTGGTAGTAGAAGAAGTTGATGTTGTAGTTGAAGAGGTAATTGATGTTCCACTCCAGAAGGTAGTTGATGATGCAGTAGATATAGTCGATATGGTGATAGAGGTACTTGACGATGTAATGGAAGACGTAGTTGATGAAGTGGTGGGAAAGGTAGTTGATGAAGTTGTTGTAGAGATTGTTGATGTTATGGTAGTAGACGAAACTGATGTAGTTCTAAAGGAAGTTGATGTGATGGTTGATAATGTGGTGGAAGAGATAGTTGAAGTAGAGGAAGACTTAGATGATGTAGTGAGAGATGTAGTTGTAATGGTGGAAGTGATAGTTGATTTTGTGGTGGTCAAGGTGGATGATGTTATGGTGGAAGAGGTAGCTGATGTTATGGTGGAAGAGGTAGCTGATGTTATGGTGGAAGAAGCCGTAGATGTTGAGGTTgtaaaggtaattgatgttgtGGCAGGAGAAGTACTTGATGTGATAATGAGAGAGGTAGTTGATACTGTGGCGCTAGTGGTAGTTGATGACGAGGGAGATGTTCTTGATGTTACACTCGTTGAGGTACTAGATGTTACAATGGTTGAGGAACTTGATATTGCGGTGGTAGAGGTATATGATGTTTCAGTGGAAAAGGTGCTTGATGTTTCAGTCGACGAGGATCTTGAAATTGTCCTGGAAGAGGAAACTGATATTGTGGTGATATAGGTAGTTGATGTTGTGGTAAAAGCagttgatgttgtggtggtagatGAAGTTGATGCTGTGGAGGAAGATGTAGTTGATAGTGTGGAGGAAGctgttgatgttatagtggcaGTAGATGTGCTGATAGGAGaagttgatgttgttgtggtagAGGTAGTTTTTGTGGTGGTAGATGTATTTGATGTTATAGTGGAAGACGTAgttggagtagtggtggtagagggagttgatggagtggtggtagaggtagttgatAATGTGGTGGAAGAAGTTGATTTGATAGAAGTAGTTGACGTTGTGGAAGAAGTTGATgcggtggtggtagagagagttGATATTGTGGTGAAAGTTTTTGTAGATGTTACAGTGGCAGTAGATGTGCTGATAGTAGAGGAAGGTGTtttggtggtagaggcagttgacGTAGATTTTGTGGTGGTCGAGGTAGTTGATGTAGATTTTGTCGTGGACAAGGAAGATGATGTAGATTTTTTGGTGGTCTGGGTAGTTGATGTAGATTTTGTGGTGGTCGAGGTAAATGATGTAGATTTTTTGGTGGTCTTGGTAGAAGATGTAGATTTTTTGGTGGTCGGGGTAGTTGTAGATTTTGTGGTGGTCGAGGTAGAGGAAGATTTTTTGGTGGTCGGGGTAGATGATGCAGATTTCTTGGTGGTCGGGATAGATGATGTAGATTTTTTGGTGGCAGGGGTAGATGTAGATTTCTTGGTGGTTGGGGTAGTTGATGTAGATtttgtggtggttgaggtagATGATGTGGATTTTTTGGTGGTCGGGGAAGACGATGTAGATTTTTTGGTGGTCAGGGTAGATGATGTAGAATTTTTCGTGGTTGGAGCAGATGATGTAGATTTTTTGGTGGTAGGGGAAATTGATGTAGATTGTCTGGTGGTCGAAGTAGATGATGTAGATTTTTTGGTGGATGGAACAGATGTAGATTTTTTGGTGGTCCTGGTAGTTGATGTAGATTTTGTGGTGGTCGAGGTAGACGATGTAGATTTCTTGGTGGTTGGGATAGTTGATGTAGATTTTTTGGTGGTCGATGTAGATGATGTAGATTTCTTGGTGGTCGAGGTAGATGTAGATTTTTTGGTGGATGGGGTATTGGATGTAGACTTTTTGGTGGTCGAAGTAGATGTAGATTTTTTGGTGGTCGGGGTAGACGTAGGTTTTTTGGTGGACAGGTTAGATGATGAAGATTTTGTGGTGGTAGGGAACGATGATGTAGATTTTCTGGTGGTCGGTGAAACTGATGTAGATTTTTTAGTGGTTGAGGTTGTTGATGGTGAGGTTGCCGAAGAAGTTGATATTGTGGTGGCCGAGTTAGTTGGAGTTGTGTTAGACGTAGTTGATTTTGTTGTTGTAGGGGTACTTAATTTCGTGGTGGTCGAGGT
The Cherax quadricarinatus isolate ZL_2023a unplaced genomic scaffold, ASM3850222v1 Contig4478, whole genome shotgun sequence genome window above contains:
- the LOC138852153 gene encoding mucin-2-like, whose protein sequence is ISTTSTPTTSITSVKTSTISTTLIPTTSTTTTSSSSTTTSSTSATTISSTSSTITSGTSLTTSSTPTTTSLSTTSATITSTTSATTTSTASTSIISSTSSTTTSTTSATATSTTLITTSTISPTTTSSSSTTIITRTSSTITSSNYSTTRTTSTTTISSTFASTTSNTSATTSITSSVSFTTSSTITSTTSTTTKSTMSTTAASTLSTTTTSTTSTTTTSTTSITTSTVSATSTSATSPTATSASTTTSSTSSTTTISATSVTTTSSTSLTTTITSTTSSTTSSTITSATSTTTKLSTPTTTKSTTSNTTPTNSATTISTSSATSPSTTSTTKKSTSVSPTTRKSTSSFPTTTKSSSSNLSTKKPTSTPTTKKSTSTSTTKKSTSNTPSTKKSTSTSTTKKSTSSTSTTKKSTSTIPTTKKSTSSTSTTTKSTSTTRTTKKSTSVPSTKKSTSSTSTTRQSTSISPTTKKSTSSAPTTKNSTSSTLTTKKSTSSSPTTKKSTSSTSTTTKSTSTTPTTKKSTSTPATKKSTSSIPTTKKSASSTPTTKKSSSTSTTTKSTTTPTTKKSTSSTKTTKKSTSFTSTTTKSTSTTQTTKKSTSSSLSTTKSTSTTSTTTKSTSTASTTKTPSSTITHLLPL